Genomic segment of Osmia bicornis bicornis chromosome 2, iOsmBic2.1, whole genome shotgun sequence:
GGCTTTGCAGcattttcaacaataataGACTATTATATGCATAAATCTTAAACACTTAATATGTTATAAATTATAGTaaatatatttgtataaaaGAGATATAAAATGCACTCTCAGTGTACCTGTACAATACATACAAAAGCGCAAAATAGTTCTTAGTATAAAAATGCATACATATAAGTACAATAGTtaagaaataaagtaaatgCACATAGTATATTGATATTTGTCTCACATgcattatataaatattttcttataaatttttattttttcagtatagagtattatattaatttcctAAATCTTTCTTTGagatgaataataaaaaaaaaatgaattaaatggCTAGTGTCATACAATATTaagtaaaagtaaaattaaagaTAATACTTTACATATTGCAAATACGTAAACACGtgcgaaattatttattcctATTAAACACTGCTTATCACAAAAcgtaaatttgttaattattagATATGCTAAATAATTACTAACAATTTTATGTCAGCAACTTTAAAACTTTACTGTATAAACGATATACACATAAACTTAAATGCCTTTGTGGATTTATCTgtcaaatatataaaataccAATTTTACTGAATTATGtatgtattatataaataatttttcatcagTAACTTCATACTATGGTCTGTCATGTTTCTTTACTTATtttagaatgaaatttttcttttcaatatcTAAAAAATTGTGCATGTTTTGTTACATTACACCATTTACTATTATACAACACTTTATCAAATCTCAGTTGTACTGCCTTTgctattttaagaaatatgaatcTTTTATAACAATGTAATTTTACAGAATGGagtatattatgtattatccTTGTACTTGAATAATGAAAACtgtaaatttttctataaagAACAATATGCAAGGCACTTATCACATATGTCTATGttgtattattataaataattttttaagctATAGTCATATTATGTATTACACACTCATAaacttatatatttttatgtcaCTTTTTGATTTCGTTGAGATACTGGAACACGAACAATTATGTTTATGACTtagtataaaaaagaaaaatactgaATAGAAAAACTTATTTCTTATAAATACGTTTGTCAAAAAtaagttttaaaaatttttatctcgaataatatcaattatttGATACACTTTTTTGGCACCTGTAATGGCGAAGAATGGCTTTCCTCGCACATTTGTGCACAAGGCATGTGTAGTTATGGTTGTTGCTGTTGCATTTGTGCCTGCATTACCGCAAGAAGTTCTTGCATGCGTCGTAATTCTGCTTCTTTTTCTTGCAAAATACGATCTTTCTCTGATACAGAGTTACTTTTTTCAGATTCAACAATGCTatcaataagaaaaattaattaacaaatacattcttaatatttttagtatttctaaaatgtacattaaacTTACGTTTGTCTGCGAGGTGGTACAGGAGCTCCTTTCGCTAATCTTTCACTGCGATAATTTTCATAATGTACTTCTTGAGTTACTTCTTGTAAATCCTGCATATGCGTGctgtaaaaatattgaattactGAATAACAAATGTTTCTCTCAACTTTTAGTATATGTTTTTGAATAGATTACATACATTAACATTGTTCTTAGCTTTATAAAATCACAATGATCTGGGTTTTCAACTTCAACTACACCCCATGGATACAATCGTCCACGTACTTTCCGTCCTTTTACTTCTAATAAAGTATTTGCTCCGCATACGGCAAATGGAACTGCTTCTTTTAACTGTCGAACTTGCTCTTTGTAATCTTCATCCTCATCGCTATCACAATCTGGTAGGGGATAAATCTTTATTCCACTGCCTTCAATTTCTTCCATAACACGTTTCTTCAAGCGTAatacttctttttttgtaaGTACATCAGCCTTTGCAATTACTGGTACAATATTAACTTTGTTATGAAGCTGTTTCATAAATTCTATATCTAAAGGTTTTAATCTGGGAAAAATATAgaagatttaatattatatttcattgtattttAGGAGCTTGTTATCAATATATCTTACCCATGACCAAATggtgaaatgaaataaaaacaacaGTGTATTCTATTGTCTACTATATTCCTTCTATTTAAACCACTTTCATCACGTAAAAATCTTTCGAACTGATCATCAATGTATTGTATTATGGCTCTAAAACTATCTGTATTATCAATTGCATCTCCGTAACCTGGAGTATCAACAACAGTCAACCTAAGTTTTACCCCCCTCTCTTCAATTTCCACAGTGGAAGCATCAAGTTTCACAGTCTGATTAGTTTTCTCTATTTAAATAGAAACAAtaaattagatacaatatataaagaatatatatatacatacaaatataagtatgtaaataaaatttacctATAGCATCAGGAATTACACGTTCCGGATATAAATCAGTAAGAAACAAACTATTTACTAGCGTAGATTTTCCTAGACCAGATTCTCCAACCACCATAAGTGTAAATTCAAATCCTTTTTTCACTGATTTTCTATGTACTTGATTAGGTAGATTTGCAAATCCTACATATCCAGGAGTCTCAAGACTAGCaaactaaataaaaaagatgTATTTATAGAGaaattttgtatgaaataatatGAACAAATTTTCTTGTAACAAAGAAagacaaattatttatattttaattctacCTACCGTTTTTACGCTTTCGCTAGACATTTTTGTTCAATAATTCAATGTAAcggtaaaaagaaattaagcTGACTGCGTGGCGTCTTTAAACGTTATACGGAACAAGCCAAAGCTAAATTTCAAGCCAGTAAAAGTTGTATTATGGTAGAGTGTGATATCGTAATCATGccgaaaatatatatatattatatgaaTACGAACAAAAGATCCAATAGgttacaatttaaatttcaaatccACTATGATCAACATTATTT
This window contains:
- the LOC114875512 gene encoding septin-1 — encoded protein: MSSESVKTFASLETPGYVGFANLPNQVHRKSVKKGFEFTLMVVGESGLGKSTLVNSLFLTDLYPERVIPDAIEKTNQTVKLDASTVEIEERGVKLRLTVVDTPGYGDAIDNTDSFRAIIQYIDDQFERFLRDESGLNRRNIVDNRIHCCFYFISPFGHGLKPLDIEFMKQLHNKVNIVPVIAKADVLTKKEVLRLKKRVMEEIEGSGIKIYPLPDCDSDEDEDYKEQVRQLKEAVPFAVCGANTLLEVKGRKVRGRLYPWGVVEVENPDHCDFIKLRTMLITHMQDLQEVTQEVHYENYRSERLAKGAPVPPRRQTIVESEKSNSVSEKDRILQEKEAELRRMQELLAVMQAQMQQQQP